A single genomic interval of Oryzomonas sagensis harbors:
- the thpR gene encoding RNA 2',3'-cyclic phosphodiesterase, giving the protein MRLFIAIELPGEIKRQLEGMGTGIPGGRWVPADQLHLTLAFLGEVDDGTLRQLTGALARIRVPGFTLRFNGTGCFPDLRRPRVLWAGLEPEPKLDDLASLVREAAVACAIAQEERPFFSHITLARLKLPAPREVEAFLTRHRTLELPPIDVREFLLFQSRLTPQGAIHTPVQGFALWADAASSGALEEN; this is encoded by the coding sequence ATGCGACTCTTCATCGCCATCGAGCTTCCCGGCGAGATCAAGCGGCAACTGGAAGGAATGGGCACCGGGATCCCGGGTGGCCGCTGGGTGCCGGCTGACCAGCTCCATCTGACCCTGGCATTCCTCGGAGAGGTTGACGACGGCACGCTCAGGCAGTTGACCGGGGCCTTGGCGAGGATTCGGGTGCCAGGTTTCACCCTCCGGTTCAACGGCACCGGTTGCTTTCCCGACCTGCGCCGGCCCAGGGTGCTCTGGGCCGGACTGGAACCGGAGCCAAAGCTGGACGATCTGGCCTCTCTGGTGCGCGAAGCGGCGGTGGCGTGCGCCATCGCCCAGGAGGAGCGCCCCTTTTTCTCCCACATCACCCTTGCCCGCCTCAAGCTGCCCGCTCCCCGTGAGGTGGAGGCGTTTCTAACGCGTCACCGCACGCTGGAGCTCCCGCCGATCGACGTTCGGGAGTTTCTTCTCTTTCAGAGCCGGCTGACGCCCCAGGGGGCCATTCATACGCCGGTACAAGGGTTTGCCCTTTGGGCTGATGCGGCGTCCAGCGGGGCCCTGGAGGAAAATTGA
- the recG gene encoding ATP-dependent DNA helicase RecG gives MPKVTLSSNNALVIPPDWLAHLGIGPGGVVSVELEAGGTLVLRGAGDVSPCAASPEAAVENPAPVRSHPKDDGAPLKEAIARKNLQTRMQFIKGVGPKLTELLEKRGVVTVEDALYLLPHRYEDRRELTPVARLKPGFSAVFSGKVLSADIAATKGGRRFFEALVADDSGSIALKWFNANPTFMKRVWKAGRTGVFVGEVTQFGFQREVHHPDVEWLAEGKDIQDILDADPVNFGRIVPVYPLTEGLSQKVMRRVMKEVVDGFLGSLQELIPAPILEPLLLPGLRQSVRELHLPPPEAGLDDLNQGRTPAHRAIAFDEFFFWELGLALKKRGVTLEEGIAFQVTHRYTKQLAKMLPFELTAAQRRVLSEIKVDMMAPHPMHRLVQGDVGSGKTLVALMAALIAVENGYQVAIMAPTEILAEQHWHTIHRFCKELGVETALITAGMKGKAKSEALGRVASGAAQIVIGTHAVIQDKVEFARLGLGVIDEQHRFGVLQRGILKKKGANPDILVMTATPIPRTLAMTLFGDLSLSVIDELPPGRTPVETRIAFESRRPQVYAAIREEVRQGRQAYVIYPLVEESEKSDLKAASQMADHLSRAVFPDLRIGLLHGRMAPDEKEAVMGAFKARELDVLVSTTVIEVGIDVPNATVMVIEHAERFGLSQLHQLRGRVGRGSARSRCILLTAGKFSDDGEKRLRVMESTNDGFRIAEADLEIRGPGDFLGIRQSGMPDFRVANILRDGGILEQARQAAFGLLEQDPDLSAVGHGPLREELLRRWGQRLELALIG, from the coding sequence GTGCCGAAGGTAACGCTTTCGTCCAATAACGCCCTGGTAATCCCCCCCGATTGGCTCGCCCATCTCGGTATCGGACCGGGCGGCGTTGTTTCCGTTGAGTTGGAGGCGGGAGGTACACTGGTGCTTCGTGGGGCAGGGGACGTCTCCCCCTGTGCCGCGTCCCCGGAAGCGGCGGTGGAAAATCCCGCACCGGTGAGGTCTCACCCCAAAGATGATGGCGCTCCGCTGAAGGAGGCTATTGCCCGCAAGAACCTCCAGACCCGCATGCAGTTCATCAAGGGGGTTGGTCCCAAGCTCACGGAACTGTTGGAAAAACGCGGCGTTGTGACCGTCGAGGATGCCTTGTACCTGTTGCCGCATCGCTACGAGGACCGCCGCGAGTTGACCCCTGTTGCCCGTTTGAAGCCCGGTTTCAGTGCGGTCTTTTCCGGAAAGGTGCTGTCGGCCGATATCGCGGCCACCAAGGGGGGGAGACGTTTTTTCGAGGCCCTGGTGGCGGACGACAGCGGCTCCATCGCCTTGAAGTGGTTCAATGCCAACCCCACCTTCATGAAGCGGGTTTGGAAGGCGGGCCGGACCGGCGTCTTCGTCGGCGAGGTCACTCAGTTCGGCTTCCAGCGGGAAGTACACCACCCGGACGTCGAGTGGCTTGCGGAGGGCAAGGACATCCAGGATATCCTGGATGCCGACCCGGTCAACTTCGGCAGGATCGTGCCGGTATACCCCCTGACCGAAGGGCTGAGCCAGAAGGTCATGCGGCGGGTGATGAAGGAGGTGGTGGACGGTTTCCTCGGTTCGCTCCAGGAACTGATCCCCGCGCCCATCCTGGAACCGCTGCTGCTGCCCGGCCTGCGGCAGTCCGTGCGGGAGCTGCACCTGCCGCCGCCCGAAGCCGGGCTGGACGACCTCAACCAGGGGCGCACCCCCGCTCACCGGGCCATCGCCTTTGACGAGTTCTTCTTCTGGGAGCTGGGCCTGGCCTTGAAAAAGCGCGGCGTGACCCTGGAGGAGGGGATTGCCTTCCAGGTGACCCATCGCTACACCAAACAGTTGGCCAAGATGCTCCCCTTCGAGCTGACCGCTGCCCAGCGCCGGGTCCTGTCCGAGATCAAGGTGGACATGATGGCGCCGCATCCCATGCACCGGCTGGTGCAGGGGGACGTGGGGAGCGGCAAGACGCTGGTGGCGCTGATGGCGGCGCTGATCGCAGTGGAAAACGGCTATCAGGTGGCCATCATGGCCCCGACCGAGATCCTCGCTGAACAGCACTGGCATACCATCCACCGCTTTTGCAAGGAATTGGGCGTTGAAACAGCGTTGATTACCGCAGGCATGAAGGGCAAGGCAAAGTCGGAAGCCTTGGGGCGCGTGGCGTCCGGCGCCGCCCAGATCGTCATCGGCACCCATGCCGTCATCCAGGATAAGGTCGAGTTTGCCCGCCTGGGATTGGGAGTCATCGATGAGCAACACCGTTTCGGTGTCCTGCAGCGCGGCATTCTCAAGAAGAAGGGCGCCAACCCCGATATCCTGGTGATGACTGCCACCCCGATTCCCCGGACCCTGGCCATGACCCTGTTCGGCGACCTGTCGTTGTCGGTGATCGACGAACTGCCGCCGGGCCGCACGCCGGTAGAGACGCGAATAGCCTTCGAATCGCGGCGGCCGCAGGTATATGCCGCGATTCGCGAGGAGGTACGCCAGGGACGGCAGGCCTATGTCATCTATCCCCTGGTGGAGGAATCCGAGAAATCGGACCTCAAGGCGGCCAGCCAGATGGCCGACCATTTGAGCCGGGCGGTGTTTCCCGATCTGCGCATCGGCCTGCTGCACGGCCGTATGGCGCCGGATGAGAAGGAAGCCGTTATGGGGGCCTTCAAGGCCCGGGAACTGGACGTCCTGGTGTCCACCACGGTTATCGAGGTGGGAATCGATGTCCCCAACGCCACGGTCATGGTCATCGAGCATGCCGAACGCTTCGGCCTCTCCCAACTGCACCAGTTGCGGGGGAGGGTGGGGCGGGGCAGCGCACGGTCCCGCTGCATCCTTTTGACCGCCGGCAAGTTCTCCGATGATGGCGAAAAGCGGCTGCGGGTCATGGAGTCGACCAACGATGGCTTTCGCATTGCCGAAGCCGATCTGGAGATTCGGGGACCCGGCGATTTTCTCGGTATCCGCCAGTCGGGCATGCCCGATTTCCGGGTGGCCAATATCCTGCGGGACGGGGGCATCCTGGAACAGGCCCGCCAGGCGGCGTTCGGGCTGTTGGAGCAGGACCCCGACCTGTCGGCGGTGGGCCATGGCCCCCTCAGGGAAGAGTTGCTCCGCCGCTGGGGACAGCGGCTGGAGTTGGCGTTGATCGGGTAG
- the greA gene encoding transcription elongation factor GreA, whose protein sequence is MSHSIPLTKESFEALQEELKRLIRVERPKVIQDIAEARSHGDLSENAEYDAAKNRQAFIEGRIQELNGKLARAYVVDLSGMKPDKVVFGSTVTLYDTASEEEVCYKIVGEDEADIKLSKISCTSPVGKALIGHKLDDTVKVMVPSGTKEYEIIDIKYE, encoded by the coding sequence ATGTCCCATTCCATACCGTTGACAAAAGAAAGTTTTGAAGCGCTCCAGGAAGAGTTGAAACGCCTGATCCGCGTGGAACGCCCCAAGGTCATTCAGGATATTGCCGAGGCACGCAGTCACGGCGATCTCTCGGAAAATGCCGAGTATGACGCGGCTAAAAACCGTCAGGCCTTTATCGAAGGACGCATTCAGGAGTTGAATGGCAAGCTGGCCCGGGCCTATGTGGTTGACCTTTCCGGCATGAAACCGGACAAGGTGGTGTTCGGTTCCACCGTCACCCTGTACGACACCGCCTCCGAGGAAGAGGTGTGCTACAAGATCGTCGGCGAGGATGAGGCGGATATCAAGCTGAGCAAGATATCGTGCACGTCTCCCGTTGGCAAGGCGCTGATCGGCCACAAGCTTGACGATACCGTCAAGGTGATGGTCCCATCGGGCACCAAGGAATACGAAATCATCGACATCAAATACGAGTAA
- a CDS encoding bifunctional riboflavin kinase/FAD synthetase encodes MRVLTGVDVLKKNFDSSVVTIGNFDGVHRGHAELFRQVKAAGAQRGLPSVVVTFEPHPLAVLAPKNAPPLITTFAQKKALIAEAGVDCLAVIDFTPEFSRMPAEAFVRDILMGCLGMRHIIIGHDYAFGKDRQGNQKTLERLGREYGFTLEDISPVGEGRTIFSSSLARRLISRGDMPAATGILGRYHVISGTVVHGREIGQTLGFPTANISTRNELLPPDGVYAVMVAVDGRILQGACNIGNNPTFEGGARTIEAFLLDFSGHLYGHEIAICFVQRLREVMKFPDVAALITAIQQDVATTKSILAAADRSLIKPLFSPERIGE; translated from the coding sequence ATGCGTGTACTGACAGGTGTGGACGTTTTAAAGAAAAACTTTGATAGTTCTGTTGTAACTATTGGTAATTTCGATGGAGTTCATAGGGGCCATGCCGAGTTGTTCCGGCAGGTGAAGGCAGCGGGCGCCCAGCGGGGCCTCCCCTCGGTGGTGGTCACCTTCGAACCGCACCCGCTGGCGGTGCTGGCGCCTAAAAACGCTCCTCCGCTGATCACCACGTTTGCCCAGAAAAAGGCCCTGATCGCCGAAGCGGGTGTCGATTGCCTGGCTGTGATCGACTTTACGCCCGAATTTTCCCGGATGCCGGCCGAGGCGTTCGTGCGCGACATCCTCATGGGGTGCCTGGGGATGCGCCATATCATCATCGGCCATGATTACGCCTTTGGGAAGGACCGCCAGGGCAACCAGAAAACCCTGGAACGGCTGGGGAGAGAATACGGATTCACCCTAGAGGATATCAGCCCGGTCGGGGAGGGGCGCACCATTTTCAGCAGCAGCCTGGCGCGCCGCCTCATCAGCCGCGGAGATATGCCGGCGGCCACCGGCATTCTGGGGAGGTATCACGTCATCTCGGGCACGGTCGTACATGGTCGGGAGATCGGCCAGACCCTGGGGTTCCCTACCGCCAATATCTCGACCCGCAATGAGCTGCTTCCCCCCGATGGCGTGTATGCGGTCATGGTTGCCGTGGATGGCCGCATCCTGCAAGGCGCCTGCAACATCGGCAACAACCCGACCTTCGAAGGCGGAGCGCGGACCATCGAAGCCTTTTTGCTCGATTTTTCCGGCCACCTCTATGGTCATGAAATCGCTATCTGCTTTGTGCAGCGTTTGCGGGAGGTCATGAAATTCCCGGATGTCGCTGCGCTCATCACGGCCATTCAGCAGGATGTGGCTACTACCAAATCAATCCTGGCCGCGGCCGATCGGAGCCTGATCAAGCCCTTGTTTTCCCCGGAACGGATCGGAGAATGA
- the carB gene encoding carbamoyl-phosphate synthase large subunit, with protein sequence MPKRTDIKKVLIIGAGPIVIGQACEFDYSGTQACKALKEEGFEVVLLNSNPATIMTDPDFADRTYIEPVTPDILAKIIERERPDAVLPTLGGQTALNTAVAVAEAGILDKFGVELIGAKLPAIKKAEDRTLFKQAMEKIGLAVPSSGLAHNYREAMEVVKEVGFPAIIRPSFTLGGTGGGIAYNMEEYEKMALAGIDASPTDEILVEESVIGWKEYELEVMRDTADNVVIVCSIENFDPMGVHTGDSITVAPAQTLTDKEYQILRDAALKIIREIGVDTGGSNIQFGINPQNGRLVVIEMNPRVSRSSALASKATGFPIAKIAAKLAVGYTLDEITNDITRETPACFEPTIDYVVTKIPRFTFEKFPAADAILTTQMKSVGEVMAIGRTFKESFQKALRSLEIGFSGFESRLFDLNAETRRALTVKEQQLLIEKLHTPNWERLWYVGDALRSGMTVAEIHRHTAIDPWFLHNIRQIIEMEERLKLVEPKKSSEDDLKQIIREAKQMGFSDKFLAQLWRMGEDALRGLRWSLGVRPVYKRVDTCAAEFVAYTPYLYSTYEEECEAEPTDRKKIMILGGGPNRIGQGIEFDYCCVHGVFALAEDGYETIMVNCNPETVSTDYDTSDRLYFEPLTLEDVLEIVAKENPAGVIVQFGGQTPLKLAVALEKAGVPIIGTSPDAIDRAEDRERFQEMLHKLGLRQPENGTARSFEEAEKVANRIGYPVVVRPSYVLGGRAMEIVYNAENLLRYMTTAVKASPGHPILIDKFLDEAIEIDVDALCDGSEVVMGGIMEHIEEAGIHSGDSACSLPPYSIAAETVAEIRRQTVLMALELNVKGLMNVQYAVRNGDIYILEVNPRASRTAPFVSKATGRPLAKIAARIMAGKSLKELGVHGDIVPKHISVKEAVFPFVKFPGVDTILGPEMKSTGEVMGIGDTFAKAFAKSQLGANVKMPLTGNAFISVRDADKKHVVTTAEKLYRNGFAIWATGGTAAFLEEKGIPVRRINKVVEGRPHVVDAIKNDEISLVVNTTHGAQAVADSFSIRRESLMHGIAYYTTVAGAKAAVDSIIALKAQDLDVKTLQEYLEE encoded by the coding sequence ATGCCGAAACGTACCGACATCAAGAAAGTTCTCATCATCGGAGCCGGCCCGATCGTCATCGGTCAGGCCTGCGAATTCGACTACTCCGGCACCCAGGCCTGCAAGGCCTTGAAGGAGGAGGGATTCGAGGTGGTACTGTTGAACAGCAACCCGGCCACCATCATGACCGACCCGGATTTTGCCGACCGTACCTACATCGAACCGGTAACCCCCGATATTTTGGCCAAGATTATCGAGCGGGAGCGTCCCGATGCCGTGCTGCCCACCCTGGGCGGCCAGACGGCGTTGAACACCGCCGTGGCGGTGGCCGAAGCGGGTATCCTGGACAAGTTCGGCGTGGAGTTGATCGGCGCCAAGCTGCCGGCCATCAAGAAGGCCGAGGATCGCACGCTTTTTAAACAGGCGATGGAAAAGATCGGTTTGGCCGTTCCTTCCTCGGGTCTGGCCCACAACTACCGGGAGGCCATGGAAGTCGTCAAGGAGGTCGGGTTCCCGGCCATTATCCGCCCCTCGTTCACCCTGGGCGGCACCGGCGGCGGCATCGCCTACAACATGGAAGAGTACGAAAAGATGGCCCTGGCCGGCATCGACGCGTCGCCCACCGACGAAATCCTGGTGGAGGAGTCGGTCATCGGCTGGAAGGAATATGAACTGGAGGTGATGCGCGACACGGCCGACAACGTGGTGATCGTCTGCTCCATCGAAAACTTCGACCCCATGGGGGTGCATACCGGCGACTCCATCACGGTCGCCCCGGCCCAGACCCTGACCGACAAGGAATATCAGATTCTCCGTGACGCGGCCCTCAAGATCATCCGCGAGATCGGCGTGGATACGGGCGGCTCCAATATCCAGTTCGGCATCAATCCCCAGAACGGCCGCCTGGTGGTGATCGAGATGAACCCGCGCGTCTCCCGGTCGTCGGCCCTGGCCTCCAAAGCCACCGGCTTCCCCATTGCCAAGATCGCCGCCAAACTGGCGGTGGGGTATACCCTGGACGAGATCACCAACGACATCACCCGCGAGACGCCGGCCTGCTTCGAGCCGACCATCGATTACGTCGTCACCAAGATACCCCGCTTCACCTTTGAGAAGTTCCCGGCCGCCGATGCCATCCTGACCACCCAGATGAAATCGGTAGGGGAGGTGATGGCCATCGGCCGTACCTTTAAGGAGTCGTTTCAAAAGGCGCTCCGTTCCCTGGAGATCGGTTTTTCCGGTTTCGAGTCGCGCCTGTTCGACCTGAATGCCGAAACACGCCGGGCTCTGACCGTCAAGGAGCAGCAACTTCTGATAGAGAAGCTGCACACCCCCAATTGGGAGCGGCTCTGGTACGTGGGCGACGCCTTGCGCAGCGGCATGACCGTTGCCGAGATCCACAGGCACACCGCCATCGACCCCTGGTTCTTGCACAATATCCGCCAGATCATCGAGATGGAGGAACGGCTGAAGCTGGTCGAGCCGAAGAAATCCAGCGAAGACGACCTTAAACAGATTATCCGCGAAGCCAAGCAGATGGGCTTTTCGGACAAATTCCTGGCGCAGCTCTGGCGGATGGGCGAAGATGCGCTGCGCGGCCTGCGCTGGTCTCTGGGGGTGCGCCCGGTGTATAAGCGGGTCGATACCTGCGCCGCCGAGTTCGTGGCCTATACCCCGTACCTGTACTCGACCTATGAGGAAGAGTGCGAGGCCGAACCGACGGACCGCAAGAAGATCATGATCCTGGGGGGCGGCCCCAACCGCATCGGCCAAGGGATCGAATTCGACTACTGCTGCGTGCACGGCGTCTTTGCCCTGGCCGAGGACGGCTACGAGACCATCATGGTCAACTGCAACCCGGAGACGGTTTCCACGGATTACGACACCTCGGATCGGCTCTACTTCGAACCCTTGACCCTGGAGGACGTGCTGGAGATCGTCGCCAAAGAGAACCCGGCGGGCGTGATCGTGCAGTTTGGCGGCCAGACACCGCTCAAGCTGGCGGTGGCGCTTGAAAAAGCGGGCGTGCCGATCATCGGCACCTCGCCGGATGCCATCGACCGGGCGGAAGACCGGGAGCGGTTCCAGGAAATGCTCCATAAACTGGGGCTGCGCCAACCCGAGAACGGCACGGCCCGCTCTTTTGAAGAAGCCGAGAAGGTGGCCAACCGTATCGGGTACCCGGTCGTGGTGCGCCCATCCTACGTGCTGGGCGGGCGCGCCATGGAGATCGTCTACAACGCGGAAAACCTGCTGCGTTACATGACCACCGCCGTCAAGGCTTCGCCCGGGCACCCCATCCTGATCGACAAGTTCCTGGACGAGGCCATCGAGATCGACGTGGATGCCCTCTGCGACGGCAGCGAGGTCGTCATGGGCGGGATCATGGAGCATATCGAGGAGGCCGGCATCCATTCCGGCGATTCGGCCTGTTCCTTGCCGCCGTACTCCATTGCCGCCGAGACCGTGGCCGAGATTCGCCGCCAGACCGTCCTGATGGCCCTGGAACTGAACGTCAAGGGGCTCATGAACGTGCAGTACGCCGTCAGGAATGGCGATATCTACATCCTGGAGGTCAACCCCCGGGCTTCACGCACCGCGCCCTTCGTTTCCAAGGCGACCGGACGCCCCCTGGCAAAGATAGCGGCCCGGATCATGGCCGGCAAAAGCCTCAAGGAGTTGGGTGTGCACGGCGACATCGTGCCGAAGCACATATCGGTCAAGGAGGCGGTGTTCCCCTTTGTCAAATTCCCCGGCGTGGATACGATTCTGGGGCCGGAGATGAAGTCCACCGGCGAGGTGATGGGTATCGGCGACACCTTCGCCAAGGCCTTTGCCAAGTCGCAACTGGGGGCCAATGTGAAGATGCCGTTGACCGGCAATGCCTTTATCAGTGTGCGGGACGCCGACAAGAAACATGTTGTAACCACAGCTGAAAAGTTGTATAGAAATGGTTTCGCAATCTGGGCGACCGGCGGCACCGCCGCGTTTCTGGAAGAAAAGGGGATTCCGGTCCGCCGGATCAACAAGGTTGTCGAGGGGCGTCCCCATGTGGTTGACGCCATCAAGAACGACGAGATCAGCCTGGTGGTCAACACGACCCATGGAGCCCAGGCCGTGGCAGATTCCTTCTCCATTCGTCGCGAGTCCCTGATGCACGGCATCGCCTATTACACTACGGTGGCCGGTGCCAAGGCGGCAGTGGACAGCATCATTGCACTGAAAGCCCAGGATCTGGACGTCAAGACCCTGCAGGAATATCTGGAAGAATAG
- a CDS encoding lysylphosphatidylglycerol synthase transmembrane domain-containing protein, which translates to MKRTFDVKFWLGIGISVFFMALLFRKINFQQLGAALRMVDYRYIALAVLFTFVSYFLRAVRWHYLLISEKAIPLASLYPATIIGYMANNLLPARLGEFVRAYVLARREGLETPAVFASLVIDRLFDGFTVLLILLATLFTLRLPGNMADAETALRAGGVAMFLLYCGVLVFLYLLKRQTMRTLNLVAWLLKPFPQRVSGHLIPLLGSFITGIRLSGKGGHILAVLASSFFIWMFAVLPVDMALRGFGIHLPITASMFILVLLVFAVMVPASPGFIGTYHYACFKGLSAFGIADVTSVSIALIIHGTAFFPVIIAGFYHLWSGGISLNSVRKAGEAS; encoded by the coding sequence GTGAAACGCACCTTTGATGTGAAGTTCTGGCTGGGGATCGGCATCAGCGTCTTTTTCATGGCGCTGCTCTTCAGGAAAATCAATTTCCAGCAACTGGGCGCGGCCCTGCGGATGGTGGATTACCGCTATATCGCGCTGGCGGTGCTGTTCACCTTTGTCAGTTATTTCCTGCGGGCGGTGCGCTGGCATTACCTGCTGATCTCCGAAAAAGCGATTCCGCTGGCATCGCTCTATCCGGCAACCATCATCGGTTATATGGCCAACAACCTGCTCCCGGCCCGACTGGGGGAGTTCGTGCGCGCCTATGTCCTGGCCCGGCGCGAGGGGTTGGAGACGCCGGCGGTCTTCGCGTCCCTGGTCATTGACCGGCTGTTCGACGGATTCACGGTGCTCCTGATCCTTCTGGCGACCCTGTTCACTCTGCGCCTGCCCGGCAACATGGCCGACGCCGAAACGGCGCTGCGGGCCGGCGGTGTGGCCATGTTCCTGCTCTACTGCGGCGTGCTCGTGTTCCTCTATCTGCTGAAGCGGCAGACCATGAGGACCCTTAATCTGGTGGCGTGGCTGCTGAAACCGTTTCCCCAAAGGGTGAGCGGGCATCTCATCCCGCTGTTGGGGTCGTTCATCACCGGCATCCGTTTGTCCGGCAAGGGGGGGCATATCCTGGCCGTTCTGGCGTCATCGTTTTTCATCTGGATGTTTGCGGTGCTGCCGGTGGACATGGCGCTTCGGGGGTTCGGCATTCATCTCCCCATTACCGCCTCCATGTTCATTCTGGTGTTGCTGGTGTTTGCCGTCATGGTGCCGGCCTCACCCGGCTTTATCGGCACCTACCATTATGCCTGTTTCAAGGGGCTTTCGGCTTTCGGCATTGCCGACGTCACCTCGGTCAGCATCGCCCTGATCATTCACGGCACGGCTTTTTTCCCGGTTATCATCGCCGGATTTTACCACCTCTGGAGCGGCGGAATATCGCTTAATTCGGTTCGAAAGGCTGGTGAGGCTTCATGA
- a CDS encoding DUF1858 domain-containing protein, with the protein MAGTITKDMTFFEVMRMYPDAVAVLQKYNLGCIGCMGAQNESLEQGANAHGIDVEALVKDLNAAIA; encoded by the coding sequence ATGGCTGGTACGATTACGAAGGATATGACCTTTTTTGAAGTTATGCGCATGTATCCCGACGCCGTCGCGGTGTTGCAGAAGTACAACCTGGGATGTATCGGCTGCATGGGCGCCCAGAACGAAAGCCTCGAACAGGGAGCCAATGCCCACGGCATCGATGTGGAGGCGCTGGTAAAGGACCTGAACGCGGCCATCGCCTGA
- a CDS encoding DMT family protein yields the protein MKTIGLLIVSNIFMTFAWYAHLRNLRTRHWLIAVAVSWGIAFFEYLVQVPANRIGYGRFSLAQLKIMQEVITLSVFVPFAVLYMGTSLTWNYLWAGLCLAGAVFFIFR from the coding sequence ATGAAAACGATAGGGTTGCTGATAGTATCCAACATTTTCATGACCTTTGCCTGGTACGCCCACCTGAGGAACCTGCGTACCCGGCACTGGCTGATCGCCGTAGCGGTTTCCTGGGGGATCGCTTTCTTTGAATACCTGGTCCAGGTGCCGGCCAACCGCATCGGTTACGGCCGTTTTTCCCTGGCTCAGTTGAAGATCATGCAGGAGGTCATCACCCTGTCGGTCTTTGTACCCTTTGCCGTACTGTACATGGGCACCTCCCTGACCTGGAATTATCTCTGGGCCGGTCTTTGTCTGGCTGGAGCCGTTTTTTTCATATTTCGCTAA